Within Felis catus isolate Fca126 chromosome A1, F.catus_Fca126_mat1.0, whole genome shotgun sequence, the genomic segment CCGCCGGAAAACGGAGTCGCCTGGGAAATCTCAGAGCCGGATACCGGCAGGCTTTCTGCCCGGAGGCCGTGGGCGGGCGCTGTGTGGGCCTGGGCAAAGATGGCTTGCGCTGCTGCACGGTCCCCGGCCGACCAGGACAGGTGGGTCCTGAGAAAGGGAAGGGCTTGCCGCGAGCCCGCGGGTGTTgcgccaccctccccacccccgagaAGGGCTAGCGGCGGGGAGCTGGGCTCCGGCCGCAGGCTCCGGGCCGCTCCTCGGGTGTCGGTTCCTCTGGGAGGCCAGCAGCGCCAGGCTCTTCGTAGGTCCTCGAAATTCCGACTCTGGGTAGCTCAGTGTCTGCCTGTACCTGAGACAAAGGACCTTGGGTGCGACGTGGGCAGACATTGAGTAACAGACTCACAAGTGACAAATCTGTTTTCTTGTTACGTTCAGGAAGGTTCGTTCAGGTTCTTCACAGTCTTTTAAAACCTCTGGTGCCGTAGTTTCTGTGTGACAGCAGGCCCCACCCTCGGGAAGTTCTCTAGGCAGCTGTAGCTAACTGAACAGTGAAGGCATTGGTTTAGTTTGGTTTTAAACCTTCTCCGGCAAGTGGTGTTTTCTAAATAGTAAACGAAAGTTTACTTTTTAGGTAAGTTAAGTAAAAGGGagacaatttaaagaaaaactactaAGTAAATAACAGGTATGCTGGCAGTCCTGTTGgtgatgaaagaatgaatgagtttttGGAAATACTGCTCTGCTGATACTAGCTGTGCTTCCTTCTGTGACAGATTCATTTGTATCTATCCCGCTTATTTAAATAACAAGAAGACCATCGCGGAGGGGAGGCGAATCCCCATAAGCAAGGTAAATGGGCTGCCACCTCGGTACTTGAGGGGCTCTGAGAGGTTGTACTGTTAGGGCTGCAAGGGCTTCTTTTACTGGACTGTATTGTGTAGGACCTGAAGTGAACAGCTGCCAAGAATTGAGGCGCTTAACAGTGGTGAAACCAGAAAGGCTCTAATTCCTAGCTGGGGggattttttaaatggttcttcATGAGCCTGTGCTTGAAAGAGGATGGGTGGGGGTAGGGTTTGTATGTTGTTACTGGTTTTTAAACCAAGATTGTGAAAACCTTGCCCTTAATAAAGGAAACCAAGCTTACATTATTGTATAATATGTCCAGAATGCAACTgcgtttttaaaaaagacttgcagaggggcgcctgggtggctcagtcggttaagcatctgacttcggctcaggtcatgatctcgcggtccgtgagatcgagccccacgtcaggctctgagctgacagctcagagcctggagcctgtttcagattctgtgtctgtttctctgaccctcccctgttcatgctctgtctctctctgtctcaaaaataaataaacattttaaaaaatttttttaatttaaaaaaaaaagtaaaaagacttGTAGAGAATTTAGATGTGTTGAGTTTTATAGTTTAtgtccattatctttttttttttataggggTAAAgtgtaatacttttaaaaagtagggtGTTGCAGCtgttaaaaataggatttttcCCTTGTTTAGGTTttactttttcatgtttgtttatttttgagacagagtaagCGGAGTAGGggtggagaagcagggagagggagaatcccaagcaggctccatgttgtcagtgcagagcccgaggatgggctcgatctcatgaaaccatgatatcatgaccagagccgaaattaAGTGtgggacacttaatcaactgagccaggcgccccaaagccctGTTTATGTTTTGTAATCTAATGACAGATTCAAGGAAGTGACCTGAAGCGATGcattatttttgtgttatttaatATTTCCCATTTTGTTGTTTAGATATGTGTAAAGGAAGGTCTGCTTTGCTGCCCCAGAGTAAAAGAGACTATACCAAAGCCCTGATTCAGGATAATGCCTGACATCAAGCCAATGTGACAGAGGCCTCTGGTAGCAGGGTCTCACATAACTTGGAGAATAACtggtttttaactttattgacatataggatacatacagaaatatagaTAAGTCTTAAGTGTATATCTTGATTAATTTTCACAGACTGAGTACACACATGGGTAACCAAGcacccaaattaaaaaaagaaagcattttcagCACCTAGGAAGATTCTTTTGTCTCCTCACAGTCACTGCCCCCTCCTCATACTCACAAGGATAACCACTGTCCTGACTTCCAGCacaatatattaattttgtttttaaactttattttttaaattttattttatttattattattttttaaatgtttttctttatttttgagacagagacagagcatgaacggggtgggtcagagagagagggagacacagaatccgaagcaggctccaggctctgagctgtcagcacagagcccaatgcggggctcgaacccacaactgcgaggtcatgacctgagctgaagtcggaagcttaaccgactgacccacccaggcgcccttttaaattttattttaaagtaatccctgcacccagcgtggggcttcaactcacaaccccaagatcaagagtcgcatgctcttccaaccaagccatccaggcgtccctttaaattttatttaaatggcatTACATACACTATGtacttttgtgtctgtcttttttCACTGAACTTTAAGCTTAAGAAATTTATTTACGTTTTTTATTGTAGTTTGTTAATTTTCACTGCCCTGTAGCAGGGTTTCTCAACAACAGCACCACTGACATTTTGAGCCAGATCATTCTTGTGtgggggctgttctgtgcattttAGGTTTTTTAGCAGCATGtttggcctctacccaccagataCCAGTGCCTTGCCTGACTCCtgtgacaattaaaaatgtctcctAGCATTGTAAATATCAGAGGGGAAAAATTACCTTACTGAAAACCACTGCTCTGTAGTGTTGaagtgtataaatataccacagtctattctactgttgatggataATTGGGTTGcttctagtttggggctattacacaTACTACTACTGTCAACATTCTTTAGCTTGTCTTTTAGGGAAcatgttttgcatttttcatgGATATAtactagaagtggaattgcccATCCATGAAGAATGCATATGTTTAGCTTTAGTGGACGCTACCAAACCATTTTCTAAAACGGTTGTTACCTATAATAGTTGTTTAATCAGTATTCATTTAGCACTTACTATGCTCCAAGCCTCATACCAGATAACTTGGGAATATAGTGATAAAACAGTACTTGCCTTTGTGAAGTTCATGTTCTGTTGGAAGGGGATGGACACACAAGTATGAATCAGTGCTATTCccaggagtttttaaaattacaatgcAAAAAACTGTACCTAATGAAAAGGAGACCTAAGGTTTTGATAGGTATTGTGATTGTAGTATTTGAAATGATTCACCCAACAATACAGCAGTAGCCACTTACGGTAAGctgtttagtgtttttgttttaactgttcAGGCTGTTGAAAATCCTACAGCTACTGAGATTCAAGATGTGTGCTCAGCAGTTGGACTTAATGTATTCCTTGAGGTAAGAGGTGTTTCTTTCTTCACTATTTTTCCTACTCAATCTCATTGATGTAATAACTTTCTTAAAgcctgtttttttgtgttttgttttgtttttgtttttgtttttgttttgccttttcacattagaaaaataaaatgtactctaGAGAATGGAATCGTGATGTTCAGTACAGGGGCCGAGTCCGGGTCCAGCTCAAACAGGAAGATGGCAGCCTCTGTCTCGTACAGTTTCCATCACGTAAGCTTTTCTGAATAAACAAAGTTTGGGGACAGCTTATTCCTGTACTCTGCAAAACAGGTTCTAAAACTGACCTTTTGAAAGGTAAAAATCATAATTGGCATTCTACAGATTAATTTAGAAAAGGACTACTGCTaaagagaggaaaacagtggTTCTAACTTCTCCTAAGTTAAGGACCTCTGAGAATGTGATGAAGCCTGTTTGTTTCTccaaaaaatttgttttgtgaaCATTTTATGAACCTCTGCAAGTCCATCATTATTCCCAAGTTAATAGTGTAGAATTATTGAATGGTCAGATGTTTATGCCATTTCAGATCCTAGAGGCTCTGGGGCCTGGTAATAATTTCTAAAACTAATCTAAAAAGccatactaagtgaaagaagcaagagaaatgcATAGTGTGGTACCACGTAGGtacatttaaatacaaaatattactgtttattgatatatatgtctTATTGCTTATtgattattatatatgtaaatgtattttaagtgGACTGTAAGAAAACCCCAGTCTTAAAATAGTAATTAACCTAATGGTGAGCAGGGAGTGGGGACACAGGGATGGTGGTCAGAGAAGACTGTAGCattatctcttattttatttcttagacaACAACAGTAATCAAACACAATTGGATATCAGTATCCCAAAATATTAATTCTGAGTTTGgggaagatgaattttttttttttacacatgattcttttctgaattcttcatttctaaaaactataattttttaaatggagctaTTAATTCCCTTCTTGTCACAATAATCCCAAGCTGGCAACTAAATTGTTTTTAGTTTAGTTAACATAGGTTGGTTTTTCTATGCTAAAACCTGTCCAGGTTAGTAGATATTTCTGGAAACAAGATTGTGACTCCAGAGTAACAGGTAGTATATTCCAGTGTATTTCTTCTTCGGTTTGACATCTTCCTTTACTAtctcttaaaagataaaaaaaacaaaaaacttttgaCTTCACCAGTaagtaaaatataagtaaaaaattgaaaacatttttctccctgtttctagCAAGAAAATAGTtagaaagtaaaaagagagaaaaaatgaggagCTTAGTGTATTGAAAGTAGCTACTAGAGCCTGAAGAGTTATTTGGTGCACAGAGAGGGTACCTGCAGGCATAAATCATCTGGGCATATGAATGACATCTTTTGTAGCTTGATGACATTCACAAAATTAAGCAGCCCTGTGTTTCTGTAGCTTAAGATAACAATGATGTCTTCATTCTGTTTCCCAGTTTTCGTATTTAGATTAATTCTCCTTTGATCTTGAAGTCAGTTACTAGAGCCAAGAccaaaatttatgttttaaatttttattttgttcacttaaatatttcattgtagttctTAGAACCTTTTCTCTAGGAAAGGCTCCCACTTGAGCAAGTCAtgtcttcatactttttttttttttaatccttgtcATTCTCCTGATGTG encodes:
- the SRP19 gene encoding signal recognition particle 19 kDa protein; its protein translation is MACAAARSPADQDRFICIYPAYLNNKKTIAEGRRIPISKAVENPTATEIQDVCSAVGLNVFLEKNKMYSREWNRDVQYRGRVRVQLKQEDGSLCLVQFPSRKSVMLYAAEMIPKLKTRTQKTGGGDQSLQQGEGSKKGKGKKKK